Sequence from the Deinococcus sedimenti genome:
TCGATCTGCGCCAGGGTGCCATCCAGGCCATGCAGGGCCTGCACCTGCTTGCCGTCCAGCGCCCGCTTCAGTTTTTCTTCGTGGTTGCCGGGCACGCACAGGGCTGCGCCGCTGGCGACCATGTTCATCACCAGTCGCAGGACGCCCGCGCTGTCCGGTCCCCGGTCCACCAGGTCGCCCACGAACACGGCCGTGCGGCCCGCCGGGGGCGTGACCTGATCCCCGTCCAGGGCGTAGCCCAGGTCCGTGAGCAGGTCGCGCAGTTCGGGCAGGCAGCCGTGCACGTCCCCGATGAAGTCGAACGGTCCGCGCAGGTCGCGGCGGTTCGAGTACAGCGGCACGCGCGTGATCTGGGCGGCGTTCACGTCATCCACCGACCGCAGGGTCCAGACGTGCCGGAACCCCTCACGGCCCAGGCCACGCAACCCCCGGCGCAGGTCCGTCTGCTGACGGCCGATCACCGCCTCGCTGAACGGTCGGTCTCCCCGCGCCTCGTGCCGGGCGTCCAGCACGCTGCGCGGCAGGTCCAGCACGATCGCCACGGGCAGCACGTCATGTGCGCGCGCGAGTTCCACGAGTCGGCGGCGATCCTCCGCCCGCACCGAGGTCGCGTCCACCACCGTCAGCAGACCCCGTTCCAGACGCCGCGCTGCCACGTGATACAGGCTGCTGAACGCAGCCTCGTTGGCGTCCAGCGTGTGCTCACTGCCGCTCACGAGGGCACGGAACTGGTCACTGCTCAACACTTCGAAAGGACCGAAGTGTCTCGCCGCGAAGGTGCTTTTGCCCGAGGATGACGCGCCGATCAGCGCGACCAGGGCAAGTTCAGGCAGGGGAATCTGGGTCATAGGGCCGTCCTTTCGGTGCGGGGCACCAGCGGTCACTCTATCGGCCCTGCCCTATGTTCACCTGCGTCAAATGACCTGCCGGGCGGGCCTGTACCTCAAGTTCCGATGAGTCATCCGGCTTACCGTGCGCTTACGTCCGGGGCGTAAAATACAGAGATTCGTTCGGGCCGTGCCCGCCCCCTGCCCTCTCCCCCACCTCCCGGAGGTTTCATGCTCAAGGTCCAGTCCAGTTACACGCCCGCCGGTGACCAGCCCACCGCCATCCGCTCGCTGGTGGACGGCTTGGAGTCCGGCCTGCGCTTCCAGACGCTGCTCGGGGCGACCGGCACCGGCAAGACCTACTCGGTGGCGAAGGTGATCGAGGAGACGCAGCGCCCGGCGCTGATCATGGCGCCGAACAAGATCCTCACCGCTCAGCTGGCGTCGGAGTTTCGGGAGTTCTTCCCGGACGCGGCGGTGGAGTTCTTCATCAGTTACTACGATTACTACCAGCCCGAGGCGTACGTGCCGGGGAAGGACCTGTTCATCGAGAAGGACGCGAGTATCAACCAGGAGATCGAGCGGCTGCGGCACTCGACGACGCGCAGCTTGCTGACGCGGCGGGACACGATCGTGGTGGCCAGCGTCAGCTGCATCTACGGTCTGGGCGACCCGAAGGAGTACACGGCACTGAACCTGATCCTGAAGAAGGGCGGACAGGTCAGCCGGGACGAGATCCTGGGCCGGCTGGTGAACATGCAGTACGAACGGAACGACATCGAGATGATGCCGGGCCGGTTCCGCGCGAAGGGCGAGATGATCGAGGTGTGGCCCGCGTACGACGAGCAGCCCCTGCGGATCGAACTGTGGGGGGATGACGTGGAGCGCATCAGCGTGGTGCATCCGCTGACCGGGGACCGGCTGGCGGATCTGGACGCGACCGTGGTGTACCCCGCCAAGCATTACGTGAGCAGCGCGGGGAACATCGAGCGGGCCATCGTGACCATCCAGCAGGAACTGGACGAGCGACTGGAGTACTTCAAGTCCACCGGGAAGCTGCTGGAGGCGCAGCGCCTGAAGGAACGCACCCTGTACGACCTGGAGATGCTCAAGGTCCTGGGGTATTGCTCGGGCATCGAGAACTACTCGCGGCACATCGACGGGCGCGCGGCGGGGCACACGCCGTACACGATGCTGGATTACTTCCCGGACGACTTCGTGACGTTCATCGACGAGTCGCACGTGACGGTCCCGCAGATCGGCGGGATGGCGAACGGCGACCGCGCGCGCAAGCAGACGCTGGTGGACTACGGCTTCCGCCTGCCGTCCGCGATGGACAACCGCCCGCTGAACTTCGACGAGTTCATGAGCAAGACCGGGCAGCTGGTGTTCGTGTCCGCCACGCCCGGCCCGTACGAACGCGAGCACAGCGACTCGGTCGCCGACCAGATCATCCGCCCGACCGGCCTGATCGACCCGCCGGTGGGCATCCGGCCCATCCAGGGGCAGATCGAGGACCTGCTGGGCCGCGTCCGCGAACGCAGCGCGAAGGGCGAACGCACCCTCGTCACGACCCTCACCAAGCGGATGTCGGAGGACCTCACCGAATACCTGCTCGAGAAGGGCGTCAAGGCGCGCTACATGCACAGCGACATCGACAGCGTGGAGCGGCAGGTGATCATCCGCGACCTGCGTCTGGGGCACTACGACGTGCTGGTCGGCATCAACCTGCTGCGCGAGGGCCTCGACCTGCCGGAAGTCTCGCTGGTCGCCATTCTCGACGCGGACAAACCCGGCTTCCTGCGGTCCGAACGCGCCCTGATCCAGACCATCGGCCGCGCCGCCCGCAACGTGAACGGCGAGGTCATCCTGTACGCCGACACCGTCACGCCCGCCATGCAGTTCGCCATGGACGAAACCAGCCGCCGCCGCGAGAAGCAGATGGCCTTCAACGAGGCGCACGGCATCACGCCCACCACCGTCATCAAGGGCGTCCGCGACGTCATCCGCGGCGAGGAACAACCCGGCGAGATCAGCTCCGCGTCGGTCGGCGGCGACCGCGACTCCCTCACCGCGCAGCTCACGGACCTGGAACTCGACATGTGGCAGGCGTCCGAGGATCTGGACTTCGAACGCGCCGCGTCCCTGCGCGACCAGATCCGCGCCATCGAGGCCAAGTTACAGGGCAAGGAATTCCAGCAGGCCACCGTCCCCGGGCAGAAGGTCCGCCGCAAGGGCAGGCGCTGACCCACAGCCATGAAGCAGCGGGCCACCTCCTGATCCGGGGTGGCCCGCTGCCTGACGCGTTCAGCGTTTGAGGGTCAGGGTGCAGCGGCCCAGGCGCAGTTCGCGGGCGGCGTCGGCCTGTTCCTGCGGGGTGCGGGTGACGTCCAGAACGGCCAGGGCGCGTTCCAGCGCGGCGGGCAGGTCGGTCAGGGGGCCGCTGGCGAGCACGCCGGTCGCGCCGGTTCGACCTGCGACGGCTTGGCCCAGGGTGCTCAGGCGCAGCGCGCAGGCGAGGCCCAGGCCGCCCTCGCGGGCGTCTTTGAGGTCCAGGGCGATCAGCGTGTTGGCCCGCGCGTCCAGCAGCAGGCTGCCCCGGTCGGCGCGGTACGTGCCGGGGGTGGGTTGCGTGGCGTTCAGGTGTAGGGTGGTGGTCAACACCTCGCCGTCGAAGGTGGTGGCGCGCAGCGTCCAGGTCTGCCCGGCCTGCACGGGCGCGGGGGTGGAGGCACCGAGGGCCGCGCCGAGCAGCAGCGGCAGCAGGAGCGGGGGGCGCATGCCCTTCAGCTTAGGGGCAGGTGCGGGGGGGGAGGGGTTCACCCTCCGCACCGACTCTGGGGGAGGTCGGTGGCGGACCCGTGCCGGTGGGCCTTCCGGTACAGAGGGGCGCTGCCTTTATTGACATCCGATATCGGAGAACTATATTGAGGTATGCCTGTCCACAACGGAGATCTGGAACTGTCCCTGCTCACGCTGCTCGAGGGGCAGGAACGGTACGGCCTTGACCTCGCCAAGGAGTTGCGCAGCCTCACGGGCGGGGACCTCGACCTCAACGCCGGGACCCTCTACCCCACCCTGCACCGCCTGGAACACCGGGGCTGGCTTCAGAGCGACACGCGCGTCAGCCCACGGGGCGGTCATCCCCTGCGCTACTACCGCCTGACGGATGCGGGGCAGCGCGCCCTTCAGGCCAAACGGGACGCCTACCACCGCTGGCATCAGGGCCTCACCCAGCGCTGGGGCACGAAGTGAGGGACCTTGAACGGTTCGTTCGCGCCGCCACGCGTGGCCTGCCCCGCCACGACCGCGCGCGGGTGCAGCAGGAACTGCGCGGCAATCTCCTGGAACGCGTGGCCGAGCATCAGATCAGCGGGTCCGCACCCGTGGAGGCCGAGCGGCTGGCCCTCCTGGAGTTCGGTTCGCCTGCACGTCTGGGCGCGGGGCTGCGGCGGGTCCACCTCTGGCCCAGAATCGGTCTGATCGGCGGGCTGGGCAGCGCCGCCCTGGCCCTGACGCTGGTCCTGCTGCCTGAATCCGGCGCGCAGCGGGTCACGGTCACCACGCAGGGCCTCATGGACCGCTGCCAGTCCGGTCGCCCCACCCCCGGCGCACAGGGCTGCTCGATGAACCGCGACTTCTGGCTCAGCCTTTCGAGTCTCAAGCAACAACTCCAGGCGCAGCAGGCGATTCTCGAGACGACCCGGCGAACCCACACGAGTCTGGGGCCCGCGGGGGAGCAGCTCACGGAAACGTACCTTCAGGTGCGCTGGACTGAACCAGGCCGGTCCACGGGAAGATTTGAGATCCCACTGACCGCGGAGTGGGTCGATGCCCTGCAGCGGCACATGGATGAGGCCAGTGCGCGGGCCGGCTGGCCAGAGCGTCCCGCGCCGCTCAACGAAAATGTGTTCCAGCGGAATCAGGACACCTTCCTCATGGGCAGCCAGACCCTGGACGCCCTGCTGCGCAGCAGCACCGAGCCGGTGCGGATCGAGCGGCCCCTCGATGGTCCTCTGCTGCACGTGGGCCGGTTACGCCTGGAGCTGGGAAGGCCCGGTCAGGGCGTCAGCGTCGGTTCAATCATCGAGGGCAGCGTCATCCGGGCGCTGTACGGGACGCGCGGGCTCACCGTCTTCACGGGGGCGGGGTTGTTGCCCCGGCAGGATCAGGCGTTCGGTGCCGCCCGCGGGTTCCCCCAGCAGGTCAGGGTTCGGGGTGGGCCGGGTGACCTGTACGTCGTGGTGCGGCCCGTGACCGGGCAGGGCGTGCGTGGCCTCGGACTGGATCTCGTGCCGGTGGCGGCCGACGGGCTGCTGCACTTCCGCTCGCAGCACGAGTCCGTCCGGTTCACAGCGGACCTGACGGCCCTGAATCAGAGTGGTGAGTCCAGACCCGCGGTGGCGCTGCTGAGACTGGGCCGCGGGGTGACCCTCACCCGGTCCGAGTTGAAGTTGCCCACGCCGGAGGTCCCGGGCCCCGCGCCGCGCTGATCATCCGCGCCCTCTTGAAGTGCATTGACGGGGCGCGCACACGTCCGGTGGGCCTGGGGCTGGGGGCGCGGTAGGCTGGGGTGCATGAACGCGAAAGGTGACCTGATCGCGCGCGCCCTGAGCCTGGGCCTGGGCGCGCCGGAGTTCGAGGTGTCGTCCGACGGTCCGCCCCATCAGCGGACGTTCCACGTGATGGTGCGGATCGGTGGCGAGCCGCTGGGTGAGGGCGGGTCGGGCCGCAGTCGCAAGGACGCCGAGCGGGCGGCGGCGGATTCGGCGCTGCGCGTGCTGGACGGCGAGCCGATGGCGGACACCGAGGAGGTCCTCGACGAGGCCCCTGCGGGGCGCTGGCCGATCTATGCGGGGGTGCTGGAGGCGGCGCTGGAGACGGCCGTGGAGTTCGCCGAGGAGGACGCCTCGCTGGATGACGTGCGCCGCGACGCGGGCCGCCTGTACCGCGAGCTGCTGCTGGACCTGGGGCACGGGCCAGAGCCCCTGTGAGCAGCTGGCCGTGGCGGCCCGCCGGGGTGCTGTTCGACATGGACGGCGTCCTGACGGCGAACAACGCCTTTCATCGGCAGGCGTGGCAGGAGGTGGCGCTTGAGGTGCTGGGTCTGACCCTCTCGGAGGAGGACCTGGATCACAAGGTGGACGGGGGCCGCAACCCGGAGATCATCGAGCGCCTGACCGGTTCGTACCCGGACGAGGCGCTGGCCGCCCACTTTCACGACGCGAAGGAGGGCCGCTACCGGTCCCTGGCGGCGGGCGCGCTGCGCGAGGTGGCGGGCCTGAGTGCCTACCTGGACGCGCTGGATGCGCGCGGGATTCCGTTCGCGCTGGTCACGAGTGCCGACGCGGTGAACGTGGCGTTCGGCATGGAGCAATTGGGTTTCGGGCCGCGCTTCGTGACGCGGGTGCTGGGCGAGGACGTCACGCGCGGCAAACCTCACCCGGAGCCGTTCCTGCTGGGCGCGCAGCGGCTGGGCCTGAACGCCGCCGACTGTCTGGCGCACGAGGACGCCGTGAACGGGGTGCGCAGCGCGGCCGGGGCGGGCTGCCGGGTGGTGGCCCTGACGACCACCGCGCCGGAATCGGCGCTGCTGGCGGCGGGTGCGGCGCTGGCCGCGGCGGACTTCACGTCCTGGCCCGACTGGCTGGCGTGAAGGGCGCGCAGGCCGAGGACCGCGCCGCCGAGTTCCTGCGCGGGCTGGGGCGAGTGGTGCTGGCCCGCAACTACCGCATTCCCGGCGGGGAGATCGACGTGGTGTCCCGTGAGCCGGGCGGGACGCTGGTGTTCACGGAGGTCCGCCAGCGCCGCTCGGCGCGTTTCGGCAGCGCGGCGGAGTCCGTCACGCCGCGCAAGCTGGCGCTGATGCAGCGCGCCGCGCTGACGTACCTGACGCGCGAACTGGGCCGCGACGACCTGCCGTGCCGGCTGGAGGTGCTGACCATCGACGGCAGGCCCGCTGAGGGCACGCTGAGCCTGCACGCGGTCGAGTGACCGGCCCGCGCTAGAATCCCCCGCATGCGCAGTGATTACCTGTCGGCCGCCCGCGCCCTGCAGCTGGGGCGGGAGAGTGCCGTGGAGGGCGACCAGGGCCGCGCGCTGCGCCTGTACCGCGAGGCGCTGGACCTGCTGTGCGTGCTGCCGCCCGAGCGGACGCGGGACGTGCTGCTGGCGCACACGCACCTGGCGTTCTACCAGACGCTGGAATTGCTGGGCGGCCCGGACGGGCAGCGGCACCTGCAGCTGGGCGTCAGTTACGCGCGCAGCACGCGTGATCCGCTGGCCCGCGCGATTGCCGAGGAGTGCCTGAGCGGCCTGGACGTCGTGCTGTAACCGGAACGGACGAAGGCCCCGGCAGACGCACTGCCGGGGCCTTTCTGTTGCGGGCCGGTTTACTGACCGGGGAGGCTCAGGGTCGCGGTGGTCTTGCCGGTCTTCTTGTCGTGCGTGCAGGCCAGGGGCAGCTGGCCCAGGGTCTTCACGTTCTCGCCGCTGTGCACGGCGATGGTGGCGGGCGCGGTGAGGGTCCAGCCGCCGCCGTCGACAGTCTGGGTGGCCTTGATGATCTCGGCGGGTTCCGCCTCGATCCCTGCGTGCAGTTCATCCCCGGCTTTCAGGGGGCTGCTCTGCTCGACCAGGGTCTTCAGGGGGATAGCCTGGCCCATGGCGCCGACGGTGAGTTCCTCGGTGTCCTCGGCGATTTCCTTGCAGGCCTCGATGAACTTGTACTTGCTGATGCCGTTCGCCTCGCGGTCGCTGTAGATGGGGTTGGCGCGGACGGCGGTGGCGGTCACGAAGCCCAGGAGGGCCACGGTCAGGATGATGGCAACCCACAGCAGCGCGCGGCCAGCGCCTCCGTGGCTGGTGGATGTGGTGTGCTTGCTCATGTCACCGCCCAGCATAGCGTCCCGCGTCCCTCGCCGGGGGCAGGCGCGGGCACAGTGTGGTGACCGGGGTGGTTACCGGGCGGGGAACCGCCGCACAGGCGCGGGTCAATCCCAGTCGTTGAACCAGTCGTCGATGTGCGCCTGCACGCCCCCGCGGTCGCTGCGGGCCAGGGCGGCGCTGACGGTCTCGCCCGTGATGGGGTGCGGGAGGTGGGGGTGCAGGTCGCTCAGGGGGGCCAGCACGAACGCGCGGTCCCAGGCGTGCGGGTGGGGCAGGTGCAGGGCGGGGTCGTCGCTGATCAGGGTGCCGTGCAGGATCAGGTCGAGATCCAGGGTGCGGGCCTCCCAGCGTTCGGTGCGGGTGCGTTCGGCGCGGGCCTCGATGTCGTGCAGGCCCGCCAGGAGGTCGTGGGCGCCCAGCGGGGTGTGCAGGCAGAGGGCGGCGTTCAGGTAGTCGGGCTGCCCGGCGGGCCCGCCGACGGGGGCGGTGCGGTACAGCCGGGACAGGGCCTTCACGGTGCCCAGGGTGCGCAGTTCGGTCACGGCCCAGCGCAGGGTGGTCAGGGGGTCGCCCAGGTTGGCGCCCAGCGCGATGAACGCGGCGGTCTGCGGGGCGCTCACAGGTCACCCCGCGTGAGGGTCAGTTCGGCGTACACGTCGCGGAACACGCCGGGCAGCGGCGCGAAGGGCTTGTGGACGCGCACGGTCAGGTGCGTCAGCCTGGGCTGGTCCCGCAGGACGCGCCGCGCGATCCGGTCGGCGAGGACCTCGATCAGCTGGTGGCGGGGCACGGTG
This genomic interval carries:
- the uvrB gene encoding excinuclease ABC subunit UvrB, translated to MLKVQSSYTPAGDQPTAIRSLVDGLESGLRFQTLLGATGTGKTYSVAKVIEETQRPALIMAPNKILTAQLASEFREFFPDAAVEFFISYYDYYQPEAYVPGKDLFIEKDASINQEIERLRHSTTRSLLTRRDTIVVASVSCIYGLGDPKEYTALNLILKKGGQVSRDEILGRLVNMQYERNDIEMMPGRFRAKGEMIEVWPAYDEQPLRIELWGDDVERISVVHPLTGDRLADLDATVVYPAKHYVSSAGNIERAIVTIQQELDERLEYFKSTGKLLEAQRLKERTLYDLEMLKVLGYCSGIENYSRHIDGRAAGHTPYTMLDYFPDDFVTFIDESHVTVPQIGGMANGDRARKQTLVDYGFRLPSAMDNRPLNFDEFMSKTGQLVFVSATPGPYEREHSDSVADQIIRPTGLIDPPVGIRPIQGQIEDLLGRVRERSAKGERTLVTTLTKRMSEDLTEYLLEKGVKARYMHSDIDSVERQVIIRDLRLGHYDVLVGINLLREGLDLPEVSLVAILDADKPGFLRSERALIQTIGRAARNVNGEVILYADTVTPAMQFAMDETSRRREKQMAFNEAHGITPTTVIKGVRDVIRGEEQPGEISSASVGGDRDSLTAQLTDLELDMWQASEDLDFERAASLRDQIRAIEAKLQGKEFQQATVPGQKVRRKGRR
- a CDS encoding PadR family transcriptional regulator; the protein is MPVHNGDLELSLLTLLEGQERYGLDLAKELRSLTGGDLDLNAGTLYPTLHRLEHRGWLQSDTRVSPRGGHPLRYYRLTDAGQRALQAKRDAYHRWHQGLTQRWGTK
- a CDS encoding permease prefix domain 1-containing protein, with the translated sequence MRDLERFVRAATRGLPRHDRARVQQELRGNLLERVAEHQISGSAPVEAERLALLEFGSPARLGAGLRRVHLWPRIGLIGGLGSAALALTLVLLPESGAQRVTVTTQGLMDRCQSGRPTPGAQGCSMNRDFWLSLSSLKQQLQAQQAILETTRRTHTSLGPAGEQLTETYLQVRWTEPGRSTGRFEIPLTAEWVDALQRHMDEASARAGWPERPAPLNENVFQRNQDTFLMGSQTLDALLRSSTEPVRIERPLDGPLLHVGRLRLELGRPGQGVSVGSIIEGSVIRALYGTRGLTVFTGAGLLPRQDQAFGAARGFPQQVRVRGGPGDLYVVVRPVTGQGVRGLGLDLVPVAADGLLHFRSQHESVRFTADLTALNQSGESRPAVALLRLGRGVTLTRSELKLPTPEVPGPAPR
- a CDS encoding putative dsRNA-binding protein, which gives rise to MNAKGDLIARALSLGLGAPEFEVSSDGPPHQRTFHVMVRIGGEPLGEGGSGRSRKDAERAAADSALRVLDGEPMADTEEVLDEAPAGRWPIYAGVLEAALETAVEFAEEDASLDDVRRDAGRLYRELLLDLGHGPEPL
- a CDS encoding HAD family hydrolase translates to MSSWPWRPAGVLFDMDGVLTANNAFHRQAWQEVALEVLGLTLSEEDLDHKVDGGRNPEIIERLTGSYPDEALAAHFHDAKEGRYRSLAAGALREVAGLSAYLDALDARGIPFALVTSADAVNVAFGMEQLGFGPRFVTRVLGEDVTRGKPHPEPFLLGAQRLGLNAADCLAHEDAVNGVRSAAGAGCRVVALTTTAPESALLAAGAALAAADFTSWPDWLA
- a CDS encoding YraN family protein; this encodes MKGAQAEDRAAEFLRGLGRVVLARNYRIPGGEIDVVSREPGGTLVFTEVRQRRSARFGSAAESVTPRKLALMQRAALTYLTRELGRDDLPCRLEVLTIDGRPAEGTLSLHAVE
- the folK gene encoding 2-amino-4-hydroxy-6-hydroxymethyldihydropteridine diphosphokinase — translated: MSAPQTAAFIALGANLGDPLTTLRWAVTELRTLGTVKALSRLYRTAPVGGPAGQPDYLNAALCLHTPLGAHDLLAGLHDIEARAERTRTERWEARTLDLDLILHGTLISDDPALHLPHPHAWDRAFVLAPLSDLHPHLPHPITGETVSAALARSDRGGVQAHIDDWFNDWD